ACCGAAACTTCGATATTACAGTTGTTGACAATGGATCCACCGACGAATCTCTTAAGAAATTGCGAGTACGATTCCCTGATGTGAATTTCATTGGTGTTGATTCAAATAAAGGATTTGGCGCAGCTGTAAACAGGGCCGTAGAGCCAGTGAAAAATTATAGTTATGACTATACGTGGGTCTTGAACAACGATGTGATATTCCCTGATCAGAATCTATTAACAAACCTTGTTCAAGATGCTGAGGAAAACACTAAGATCGGTATCATTACCCCGAAAGTCCTCCATTATCCAGAAATAAACAAAGTCTGGTTCATAAAAGGGCAAATAAACTGGAATATTGGCTACCCGTATCATCAATCAGAGTCGCAACATTTATTTGATATATTTCGGTCAAATGAGAACTACAGCGAAGATATATTACAAAACGATTACATTCCCTTCTGCAGCGCATTAATCCGAACGGATGTCTTTCGCGAAGTCGGTGGAATCCCGGAGGACTATTTCCTATACTTTGAAGACGTGGAGTATTGTTGCCGCGTGTCGGAAGCGGGATTCGAAGTGAAGACAAGTCAAAAGTCTATAATTTACCATCGAGAATCAAGTTCGTCCGCTGGGGCGAGAAAGACGATTCCATCATATTACATGGCGAGAAATCGATGGCATTTCTACCGCGATAATGATGATAAGATAGGACTATTGTTTTATATGTTCTCACTTATTTGGATCCTACTCAATATTTTAGACAGAGCACATAAGAAAGAGTGGATGAGTATCATTGCTTTATTACTTGGTTCCTACGATGGAATCCTCGGTGTTAGATATCGAGGTAGGTATCCATGAACTTACTCCAAATCACCAGCTCAGAGGTCTATCCGCCCTCAACGGGAGGAACTCACAGGTCACATGGATTGTTGTTATCATTTATTAACCAATGCGATTCAGTGGTCAGATATGCTCAGGGATCACCCGGTCTGCCACTGACCGTTGGCCCAGATGAGATAGAAATTAAACATAATTACAAGGAAATTAGAGAATGTGGAATATTATCTCTCGTATCCAAAGCACCAATGTTGTTTGGTCAACCAAACATATTACAAGGTATCCCATTGCGATTGACCCTCCCAAAAATTCTTGCTAAAGAACTACAAAAAGCGGATATCGTTCAGGTAGAGGGCCCATGGCAGATGCCCGGCATAGCACACCATACTCCTGAAAGCACTCCATTAATATTCTCAAGCCATAATGCTGAATACGAAGTGTTTTCTGGCGATGACAATACTGTGACTGACAGTATGTTTCTCAGGCAACTCCGACGTATTGAAGAAACATCAATAAAATGCTCTGACTTAGTAATTTGTACCACAGAACGTGACAAGGACGCTCTCAAAACTAGGTATTCTCTTGATTTCCCATCGGTAATCGTGCCAAATGGGACTTATGAGTCAAATATTCGAGACAGTTTTGATGATGATTTGGGTACAAAGAAGTATGAGAAGTTCGGAGTACGCGAGAATGCATTCGTTG
This Salinigranum marinum DNA region includes the following protein-coding sequences:
- a CDS encoding glycosyltransferase family 2 protein produces the protein MSKKYPSVNAIIINWENYEDTSNCIKSLKESSYRNFDITVVDNGSTDESLKKLRVRFPDVNFIGVDSNKGFGAAVNRAVEPVKNYSYDYTWVLNNDVIFPDQNLLTNLVQDAEENTKIGIITPKVLHYPEINKVWFIKGQINWNIGYPYHQSESQHLFDIFRSNENYSEDILQNDYIPFCSALIRTDVFREVGGIPEDYFLYFEDVEYCCRVSEAGFEVKTSQKSIIYHRESSSSAGARKTIPSYYMARNRWHFYRDNDDKIGLLFYMFSLIWILLNILDRAHKKEWMSIIALLLGSYDGILGVRYRGRYP
- a CDS encoding glycosyltransferase family 4 protein — its product is MNLLQITSSEVYPPSTGGTHRSHGLLLSFINQCDSVVRYAQGSPGLPLTVGPDEIEIKHNYKEIRECGILSLVSKAPMLFGQPNILQGIPLRLTLPKILAKELQKADIVQVEGPWQMPGIAHHTPESTPLIFSSHNAEYEVFSGDDNTVTDSMFLRQLRRIEETSIKCSDLVICTTERDKDALKTRYSLDFPSVIVPNGTYESNIRDSFDDDLGTKKYEKFGVRENAFVGVFIGSGYAPNIDAVEQIINISNKLSNTDIEFQIVVCGSVCEHFTDSYENINMLGFVDDLESIYNISDFGLNPIRFGSGSNIKILDYMSRGLPVITTKFGSRGYRLVHKNNALISDLSSFHSEIYRLFHNHDLRARLQVNSHQYIEENHTWEDISANYRRNVKRLIR